In Deltaproteobacteria bacterium, one DNA window encodes the following:
- a CDS encoding serine/threonine-protein phosphatase yields MSSTQPTVKLKAAEITDVGVVRDHNEDSGYVDPQLEYFIVADGMGGHAAGEVASAMAVEQVSAALSAHRDLLSAFAAHPTDEDRRKVVALLEDAVRAAHQAVFSRGIKEADKQGMGTTLDVLLVSGCEAFIAHVGDSRTYLLRDGKASQITTDHTVAEVLVIEGKLSVEEAQASPLRTILVNAIGVSPDVGVEISHVKLRTGDRLLLCSDGLHDYFPSDVELASYLQEDDIHTALEKLVDTAKQRGGHDNITGILVEVIECRPASGAEVIDAGLSDGVPREIGSAETMPVDASGATPTAPEAQDAGSAAGAGAESAGASGESAEDGAESAEEGADSARAGAESAEDGADSARADAESAEAGDAAPAADASSDAEPEAPSRKRRRGRKSRQTLPLGAKALDPAGGPAGDDADGAAPDDDAVRKTEPMATVAPDADPD; encoded by the coding sequence ATGTCGAGCACGCAACCCACGGTGAAGCTGAAGGCCGCCGAGATCACCGACGTCGGCGTGGTCCGCGATCACAACGAGGACAGCGGCTACGTCGACCCGCAACTCGAGTACTTCATCGTCGCCGACGGCATGGGCGGCCACGCCGCAGGGGAAGTGGCCAGCGCGATGGCGGTCGAGCAGGTGAGCGCCGCGCTGTCTGCCCACCGAGACCTGCTCAGCGCCTTCGCCGCCCACCCGACCGACGAAGATCGTCGCAAGGTGGTGGCGCTCCTCGAAGACGCGGTGCGCGCCGCCCATCAGGCCGTATTCTCGCGCGGGATCAAGGAAGCGGACAAACAGGGGATGGGAACCACCCTCGACGTCCTGCTCGTGTCCGGCTGCGAAGCGTTCATCGCCCACGTCGGCGACAGCCGGACGTACCTGCTCCGGGACGGGAAGGCGTCGCAGATCACTACCGATCACACGGTCGCCGAAGTGCTCGTCATCGAGGGGAAGCTGTCGGTCGAGGAGGCGCAGGCGTCGCCGCTGCGCACCATCCTCGTCAATGCGATCGGCGTATCGCCCGACGTCGGCGTCGAAATCTCTCACGTCAAGCTCCGCACCGGCGATCGGCTGCTGCTTTGCTCCGACGGGCTGCACGACTACTTTCCGTCCGACGTCGAACTGGCGTCCTACCTGCAAGAGGACGACATCCACACCGCGCTGGAGAAGTTGGTCGACACCGCGAAGCAACGGGGTGGCCACGACAACATCACCGGCATCCTCGTCGAGGTGATCGAGTGCCGGCCGGCATCCGGCGCCGAAGTCATCGACGCCGGGTTGTCCGATGGGGTTCCGCGCGAGATCGGATCGGCGGAGACCATGCCGGTCGACGCGAGCGGGGCGACGCCGACCGCGCCGGAGGCACAGGACGCCGGGTCGGCTGCAGGCGCAGGCGCCGAATCCGCGGGGGCCAGCGGCGAGTCCGCGGAGGACGGCGCCGAATCCGCGGAGGAAGGCGCCGACTCCGCGCGCGCAGGCGCCGAGTCCGCGGAGGACGGCGCCGACTCGGCGCGCGCAGACGCCGAATCCGCGGAGGCGGGCGATGCCGCACCCGCGGCGGACGCCAGCTCCGACGCCGAACCCGAGGCCCCTTCCCGCAAGCGGCGCCGCGGTCGCAAGAGCCGGCAGACGCTGCCGCTCGGCGCCAAAGCGCTCGATCCGGCCGGCGGCCCGGCCGGTGACGACGCGGACGGCGCCGCGCCGGACGACGACGCCGTCCGCAAGACCGAACCGATGGCGACAGTCGCCCCCGACGCGGATCCGGATTGA
- a CDS encoding methyltransferase domain-containing protein — protein sequence MWTLPAAIEDALWAAAPRVPRSALVAAIRARSIAYTRERERIAGLGGAADLAARAVFFAVADAAKVRIPLAELRGRGLVPARRPLRVLDVGAGTGAMTFGAFAELGAPLDVVAVDRDAEALEVMRAAFERVCDGDIALVPRDADEPRWGDEPFDLVVAGAVFNEVLPERRYELARNLLESVADDGAVVIVEPALRQTARDLHRLRDAVVDAGAAHVFAPCIRSVAPCPMLADDRDWCHEDRPVQLPPRAAQLAAATGLRERGLKFSYLTLRKRTDPLVPASAGTLLLRVVSQLNRPKGKLEVDGCGDAGRVRLRLLRRHRSESNRDIASVRRGDVVALAEPIAPAARTGVIDIRADTPVRRLQPASRRDAP from the coding sequence GTGTGGACTCTACCTGCGGCGATCGAGGACGCGCTGTGGGCCGCCGCTCCGCGGGTGCCGCGCTCGGCGCTGGTCGCGGCGATTCGCGCGCGGTCGATCGCGTATACGCGCGAGCGCGAGCGCATCGCCGGCCTGGGCGGTGCGGCCGATCTCGCCGCGCGCGCGGTGTTTTTCGCGGTCGCCGACGCGGCCAAGGTGCGCATTCCGCTGGCGGAGCTGCGCGGGCGCGGGCTCGTCCCCGCGCGGCGGCCGCTGCGCGTGCTCGACGTCGGCGCCGGGACCGGTGCGATGACCTTTGGTGCGTTCGCCGAGTTGGGCGCGCCGCTCGATGTCGTCGCCGTCGACCGCGACGCGGAGGCGCTGGAGGTGATGCGTGCGGCGTTCGAACGAGTGTGCGACGGCGACATCGCGCTGGTGCCCCGCGATGCGGACGAGCCGCGCTGGGGCGACGAGCCGTTCGATCTCGTGGTCGCGGGGGCGGTGTTCAACGAGGTGCTCCCAGAACGGCGGTACGAGCTGGCGCGAAACCTCCTGGAGTCCGTCGCCGACGACGGCGCGGTCGTCATCGTGGAGCCGGCGCTGCGGCAGACGGCGCGCGATCTGCACCGCTTGCGCGACGCGGTGGTCGACGCGGGGGCCGCACACGTGTTCGCGCCGTGCATCCGGTCTGTCGCCCCGTGTCCGATGTTGGCCGACGACCGCGATTGGTGCCACGAGGATCGTCCGGTACAGCTGCCGCCGCGCGCCGCACAGCTCGCGGCCGCGACCGGCTTGCGCGAGCGCGGACTCAAGTTTTCGTACCTCACGCTGCGCAAGCGAACCGATCCACTCGTCCCCGCGTCGGCCGGCACTCTGCTGCTGCGCGTCGTGTCACAGCTGAACCGGCCGAAGGGCAAGCTGGAGGTCGACGGCTGTGGTGACGCCGGGCGCGTGCGTTTGCGCTTGTTGCGGCGACATCGTTCCGAGAGCAACCGGGACATCGCCAGCGTCCGGCGAGGCGACGTGGTCGCGCTGGCAGAGCCGATCGCGCCGGCGGCGCGTACCGGCGTGATCGACATCCGCGCCGATACGCCCGTCCGGCGGTTGCAGCCGGCGTCTCGGCGCGACGCGCCGTGA
- the hemG gene encoding protoporphyrinogen oxidase, with the protein MTGRPRVAVVGAGIGGLAAARALLHTGRVDVAVFDAADRPGGVIRSVRDEGYLHERAANGFLDNVADGAVPLCEELGVPVEPASPAAKRRWVFYRGRLRPVPASPWEALRTDLVSWRGKLYAAAEPLRRPLRIGDESVAAFARRRLGPEIAKVAVGPMVTGVFAGDAERLSLRAAFPKIAALEERGGLVRGMIATARQRRRSGQPRRSGRLCAPLGGAGALVDAVAAEVGDALRTGASVDRVDRLKNGRLRLRGQRLGKAAAQPFDAVVLAVAAPVAAELVAGALPDAVRPLRGIEFAPVAVAYLGYRRGDVPHPLDGFGFLVVDGEPIRALGVVFESSIWSGRAPDDCVLLRCVYGGVRDPAAVDLDDDDLIAAARGDVGRALGIAAAPTHRAVFRHRRAIAQYTIGHLDRVTAAERVCEPAGVVLAGASYHGVAVNACVADASRVARRVLAHVGVAACAAIAAACAAGGPAPARPAVAPADAAVSRAPAAERGADPARTAPPGAVEVQVVWPRPSAEMLRSPGVNACGAPRPAPLPVAPEAVIADRHARERTVGVAGAVVTAAGPAPAPPAPPAPPAAVAVRDCTLSPRVALVPAGGAVAVINDDDRRHVVHVRYAGGGAAVVAPLPIAGRRIDVPLPREGIAALWTEADPDDVVYVAVAAHAWTAITDAAGTARLDGLPPGRYELRVWFPPAAPGGPDHTAVARADVPAESRVVIALEGGPR; encoded by the coding sequence ATGACCGGTCGGCCTCGAGTAGCGGTCGTCGGAGCCGGCATCGGCGGCCTCGCCGCAGCGCGGGCGCTGCTGCACACGGGCCGCGTCGATGTCGCGGTGTTCGACGCGGCCGACCGGCCCGGTGGCGTGATCCGGTCCGTACGCGACGAAGGATATCTGCACGAGCGCGCCGCCAACGGCTTCCTCGACAACGTGGCCGACGGCGCGGTGCCGCTGTGCGAGGAGCTGGGGGTACCGGTGGAGCCGGCGTCACCGGCGGCGAAGCGGCGGTGGGTGTTCTATCGAGGTCGGCTGCGGCCGGTGCCGGCCAGTCCGTGGGAGGCGTTGCGCACGGACCTGGTGTCGTGGCGCGGCAAACTGTACGCGGCGGCCGAGCCGCTGCGCAGGCCGTTGCGCATCGGCGACGAATCGGTCGCGGCGTTCGCGCGCCGACGGCTCGGGCCGGAGATCGCCAAGGTGGCCGTCGGGCCGATGGTGACCGGCGTATTCGCGGGCGATGCGGAGCGGTTGAGCCTGCGCGCGGCGTTCCCGAAGATCGCCGCGCTGGAGGAACGCGGCGGGCTGGTCCGCGGCATGATCGCCACCGCACGGCAGAGGCGGCGGTCCGGCCAACCCCGGCGATCGGGCCGGCTGTGCGCGCCGTTGGGCGGCGCCGGCGCGCTGGTCGACGCGGTCGCGGCAGAGGTCGGCGACGCGCTGCGCACGGGCGCGTCGGTCGACCGGGTCGACCGGCTCAAGAATGGTCGATTGCGGTTGCGCGGGCAACGGTTGGGCAAGGCGGCCGCGCAGCCGTTCGACGCGGTCGTGCTCGCGGTCGCTGCGCCGGTGGCGGCAGAGCTGGTTGCGGGGGCGCTGCCGGACGCGGTGCGGCCGCTGCGGGGGATCGAGTTCGCTCCGGTCGCGGTCGCCTACCTCGGATACCGCCGCGGCGACGTGCCGCACCCGCTCGACGGGTTCGGCTTTCTCGTCGTCGACGGCGAGCCGATCCGCGCGCTCGGCGTCGTGTTCGAGAGCAGCATCTGGTCGGGCCGCGCCCCCGACGACTGCGTGCTGCTGCGCTGCGTGTACGGCGGCGTACGCGATCCGGCCGCGGTCGACCTGGACGACGACGACCTCATCGCCGCGGCGCGTGGCGACGTCGGCCGCGCGCTCGGCATCGCCGCGGCGCCGACACACCGTGCGGTGTTCCGCCACCGCCGCGCGATCGCTCAATACACGATTGGGCACCTCGACCGCGTGACGGCGGCCGAGCGCGTGTGCGAGCCGGCCGGCGTCGTGCTCGCCGGTGCGAGCTATCACGGCGTCGCGGTCAACGCCTGCGTGGCCGATGCGTCGAGGGTCGCGCGCCGCGTGCTCGCGCACGTCGGCGTCGCGGCGTGTGCCGCGATCGCCGCGGCGTGTGCGGCCGGAGGTCCGGCGCCGGCGCGCCCGGCCGTCGCACCGGCGGACGCGGCGGTCTCGCGTGCGCCGGCTGCGGAGCGAGGCGCCGATCCGGCGCGGACGGCGCCGCCGGGCGCTGTCGAAGTCCAGGTCGTATGGCCGCGGCCCTCTGCGGAGATGTTGCGGTCGCCGGGCGTCAATGCGTGCGGAGCGCCGCGCCCCGCACCGCTGCCGGTCGCGCCGGAAGCGGTCATCGCCGACCGACACGCTCGCGAGCGCACGGTCGGGGTTGCCGGTGCGGTGGTGACCGCAGCCGGTCCGGCACCCGCGCCGCCGGCGCCGCCGGCGCCGCCCGCCGCGGTCGCGGTGCGAGACTGCACGCTGTCGCCGCGGGTTGCGCTCGTGCCCGCGGGCGGCGCGGTGGCCGTGATCAACGACGACGACCGCCGCCATGTCGTGCACGTGAGATACGCCGGCGGAGGCGCGGCGGTGGTCGCGCCGCTGCCGATCGCGGGCCGGCGCATCGACGTGCCGCTGCCGCGCGAAGGGATCGCCGCGCTGTGGACCGAAGCGGACCCGGATGATGTCGTCTACGTCGCGGTGGCGGCGCATGCGTGGACGGCGATCACCGACGCCGCGGGCACCGCACGGCTCGACGGCTTGCCGCCCGGTCGCTACGAACTCCGCGTGTGGTTCCCGCCGGCGGCGCCCGGCGGCCCGGACCACACCGCCGTGGCGCGGGCGGACGTGCCGGCGGAAAGCCGCGTCGTCATCGCGCTCGAGGGAGGGCCGCGATGA
- the hemE gene encoding uroporphyrinogen decarboxylase — MSNDSLFLRACRREPVERTPVWMMRQAGRYLPQYRAVRERVSFIELCKSPDLACEVTLQPIDEFGFDAAILFSDILIPLEAMGMELAFTPAPVLPAPVRDRAAIDRLVVPDPEASMPFVFEAVRKIRKALAGRVPLIGFAGAPFTLATYAVEGGGSKSYPNLKALLYQQRDAAHALLGKLAECCALYLEAQVAAGAQAIQLFDSWAGILSPRDFREFALRYARDTFDRLRASRTWSESPVPIIYFVNGCAPYLDVYADSGADVLGIDWRVDLAEARRRVGPGVAVQGNLDPTCLFLPPDELRERVREVLEAAGSEPGHVFNLGHGVLPQTDPERVRVMVEAVKELSRR; from the coding sequence ATGTCGAACGACTCCCTGTTCTTGCGCGCTTGCCGGCGCGAGCCGGTCGAGCGTACGCCGGTGTGGATGATGCGTCAGGCGGGCCGGTATCTGCCGCAATACCGCGCGGTGCGCGAGCGCGTGAGCTTCATCGAGCTGTGCAAGTCGCCCGACCTCGCGTGCGAGGTGACGCTGCAGCCGATCGACGAGTTCGGCTTCGACGCCGCGATCCTGTTTAGCGACATCCTGATTCCGCTCGAGGCGATGGGGATGGAGCTCGCGTTCACGCCGGCACCGGTGTTGCCGGCGCCGGTGCGCGACCGCGCCGCGATCGATCGCCTCGTCGTGCCCGATCCCGAGGCGTCGATGCCGTTCGTGTTCGAGGCGGTGCGCAAGATTCGCAAGGCGCTCGCGGGCCGCGTGCCACTCATCGGATTCGCCGGGGCGCCGTTTACGCTGGCGACCTACGCGGTCGAAGGGGGGGGTTCAAAGAGCTATCCGAACCTGAAGGCGCTGTTGTATCAGCAGCGAGACGCTGCGCACGCGCTGCTCGGCAAGCTCGCCGAGTGCTGCGCGCTGTATTTGGAGGCCCAGGTGGCCGCCGGCGCCCAGGCGATTCAGTTGTTCGACAGTTGGGCAGGGATCCTGTCGCCGCGCGATTTCCGCGAATTCGCGCTGCGCTATGCGCGCGACACGTTCGACCGGTTGCGGGCGTCGAGGACCTGGTCGGAGTCGCCGGTGCCGATCATCTACTTCGTCAACGGCTGCGCGCCGTATCTGGACGTGTACGCCGACAGCGGCGCGGACGTCCTCGGGATCGACTGGCGCGTCGATCTGGCCGAGGCGCGGCGGCGCGTGGGGCCGGGCGTCGCGGTGCAGGGCAACCTGGATCCGACGTGCCTGTTTCTGCCGCCGGACGAACTGCGCGAGCGCGTCCGCGAGGTGCTGGAGGCGGCGGGATCGGAGCCGGGCCACGTGTTCAATCTCGGCCACGGTGTGCTGCCGCAGACCGATCCCGAGCGCGTGCGGGTGATGGTCGAGGCGGTCAAGGAACTGTCGCGGCGATGA
- a CDS encoding penicillin acylase family protein: MPAAASGRGGARPARSATRFPSDGAAAARCVRSYRTPAACGRDGVHCATMTSFAFGPQRSIDGPRAALVAGVIGIALAAVPAGCGDGGGGGAGGPPAGPYDDLSLTRDLQIDGFDGTAHVARDRFGVAHVYAESIRDLYFATGYVMAHDRLPQMDILRRFGAGTVAELFGIDDDALESDFEMRMHRFRPLSEMAWAELQASTDPRDRDIVEALTAFADGVNAYNADVLAGVWQLDDRILAVFDPERFAPWSPVDSLVLGKFQAFALSYTADFVLDATDVYQTARDVFDGADPATAPDLAARAGFAADLLRFIPIDRVSTIDGFPNVDRDTGSRSNSIGASRRGSAAGRLLRRALAATADLPAPRRATRPRVPRALLRAASRTHRPAKHFGPNGLPDGLLVPHSGSNNWVVGPDHAAGSALLAGDPHLSLPNPSVFYPIHMVIPGVLDVEGGTFPGIPGVLHGTNGKVAWASTVVFHDVNDVYLEQIEPCDDGPGDCVRFNGDQVPIETWTETFRIGSLGTIFDTVTVDYERVPHHGPILPTIGDRTVIPRDTDQALSVRYTGHDVTFEIRFLWDLNRADTVADAFSALTEFRYGGQNWVFIDADGNIGWSTHADVPLRDPNAYTWNADDAPDGLAPFFVLPGDGAAEWQGMMDPRYLPHAYNPPAGYLVTANSDPVGATFDGDPFNQPIVDGRPLYLSAFYAPGLRTGRIDRLLRQRIDAGTAMTAEDMAAIQTDSDSTLGARFQPLLATAAAAVDGGDAGVTAWLATLPADRVSRLRDAAARLEAWTLRTVPAVTGTPPQADIDDSVATTIFNVWGHFFVGAALGDEVARLDWDIYKINENLTIRVALALLEEPDTFRSGLAAETGQPVLCDDLDTPEVESCTLIALQSLDRALEWLRGTDAFDGAPMDSWRWGALHTLTLEPLFPNNELNIPPPNDPDPALRRGYPRAGDNFVINRADCTWTDLDFRQDGAGPAQRMIADATGGSIRIRLAVPGGTIYDPTSPHFRDLMDTYYIPNAYFSVPFATDEIVQEGEQRWVIRGR, encoded by the coding sequence ATGCCGGCGGCCGCCAGCGGTCGCGGCGGCGCACGGCCCGCGCGGAGCGCGACGCGATTCCCGTCGGACGGCGCTGCGGCTGCCCGCTGCGTGCGATCGTACCGCACGCCGGCGGCCTGCGGCCGCGATGGTGTACATTGCGCGACGATGACCTCGTTCGCTTTCGGCCCGCAACGCTCCATCGACGGTCCCCGCGCGGCGCTTGTCGCCGGCGTCATCGGCATCGCGCTCGCCGCGGTCCCGGCCGGCTGCGGAGACGGCGGAGGCGGCGGAGCCGGCGGTCCGCCGGCCGGCCCGTACGACGACCTGTCGCTGACCCGCGACCTGCAGATCGACGGCTTCGACGGCACCGCGCACGTCGCCCGCGATCGGTTCGGCGTCGCGCACGTGTACGCCGAATCGATCCGCGACCTGTATTTCGCGACCGGCTACGTAATGGCACACGATCGCCTGCCGCAGATGGACATCCTGCGGCGGTTCGGCGCGGGCACCGTGGCCGAACTGTTCGGCATCGACGACGACGCCCTCGAGTCCGACTTCGAGATGCGCATGCACCGATTCCGGCCCCTGTCGGAAATGGCGTGGGCCGAATTGCAGGCGTCGACCGATCCGCGCGACCGCGACATCGTCGAGGCGCTCACGGCGTTCGCCGACGGCGTCAACGCCTACAACGCGGACGTCCTCGCCGGCGTATGGCAACTCGACGACCGGATTCTCGCCGTATTCGACCCGGAGCGGTTCGCGCCGTGGTCGCCGGTCGACAGCCTCGTGCTCGGCAAGTTCCAGGCGTTCGCCCTGTCGTACACGGCGGATTTCGTGCTCGACGCCACCGACGTCTACCAGACCGCACGCGACGTGTTCGACGGCGCCGACCCGGCCACGGCCCCCGATCTCGCCGCCCGCGCCGGCTTCGCGGCCGACCTGCTGCGGTTCATTCCGATCGATCGAGTGTCGACCATCGACGGCTTCCCCAACGTCGACCGCGACACGGGGTCGCGGTCCAACTCGATCGGCGCCAGCCGGCGCGGCTCCGCCGCGGGCCGGTTGCTGCGCCGCGCGCTCGCGGCGACCGCCGACCTGCCCGCTCCCCGCCGGGCGACCCGGCCGCGCGTTCCGCGCGCGCTGCTTCGCGCGGCGAGCCGCACGCACCGGCCGGCCAAACACTTCGGCCCGAACGGGCTGCCAGACGGGCTGCTCGTTCCGCACTCCGGTTCCAACAACTGGGTAGTCGGCCCCGATCACGCCGCCGGCTCGGCACTTCTCGCGGGCGACCCGCACCTGAGCCTGCCGAACCCGTCCGTGTTCTACCCGATCCACATGGTCATTCCCGGCGTGCTCGACGTCGAGGGCGGCACGTTCCCCGGCATCCCGGGCGTCCTTCACGGCACCAACGGCAAGGTCGCATGGGCGTCCACCGTCGTGTTTCACGACGTCAACGACGTCTACCTCGAACAGATCGAACCCTGCGACGACGGGCCCGGCGACTGCGTTCGGTTCAACGGCGATCAGGTGCCGATCGAGACGTGGACCGAGACGTTCCGCATCGGCTCGCTGGGGACCATCTTCGATACGGTCACGGTCGACTACGAGCGCGTGCCGCACCACGGCCCGATTTTGCCAACGATCGGTGACCGCACGGTCATTCCGCGCGACACCGACCAGGCGCTGTCGGTCCGCTACACGGGCCACGACGTCACCTTCGAGATCCGATTCTTGTGGGATCTCAACCGCGCCGACACGGTCGCCGACGCCTTCTCGGCGCTCACCGAGTTCCGATACGGCGGACAAAACTGGGTGTTCATCGACGCGGACGGCAACATCGGCTGGTCGACACACGCGGACGTGCCGTTGCGCGATCCGAACGCATACACGTGGAACGCCGACGACGCCCCCGATGGACTCGCGCCGTTCTTCGTGCTGCCCGGCGATGGCGCGGCCGAGTGGCAGGGCATGATGGACCCGCGCTATCTGCCCCACGCCTACAATCCGCCGGCCGGTTATCTCGTCACCGCCAACTCGGATCCGGTGGGCGCCACCTTCGACGGCGACCCGTTCAACCAACCGATCGTCGACGGTCGCCCCCTGTACCTGAGTGCCTTCTACGCGCCCGGCCTGCGCACGGGCCGCATCGACCGCCTGCTGCGCCAGCGGATCGACGCCGGCACTGCGATGACTGCCGAGGACATGGCCGCGATTCAAACGGACAGCGACTCGACGCTTGGCGCCCGGTTCCAGCCGCTGCTCGCGACCGCGGCCGCCGCGGTCGACGGCGGAGACGCGGGTGTGACGGCGTGGCTAGCCACGCTCCCGGCCGACCGCGTCTCGCGCTTGCGCGACGCGGCCGCACGCCTCGAGGCGTGGACGCTGCGCACCGTGCCGGCCGTCACCGGAACGCCGCCGCAGGCCGACATCGACGACAGCGTGGCGACGACGATCTTCAACGTCTGGGGCCACTTCTTCGTCGGCGCGGCGCTCGGCGACGAGGTCGCGCGCCTCGATTGGGACATCTACAAGATCAACGAGAACCTGACGATCCGCGTGGCGCTGGCGCTGCTCGAAGAGCCCGACACGTTCCGCAGCGGGCTGGCCGCGGAGACGGGCCAGCCGGTACTGTGCGACGACCTCGACACCCCCGAGGTCGAAAGCTGCACGCTGATCGCGCTGCAGTCGCTCGACCGTGCGCTCGAGTGGCTCAGGGGAACGGATGCGTTCGACGGAGCACCGATGGACTCCTGGCGGTGGGGCGCGCTTCACACGCTCACCCTCGAACCGCTGTTTCCGAACAACGAGTTGAATATCCCGCCGCCGAACGACCCCGACCCGGCGCTGCGCCGCGGCTACCCGCGCGCCGGCGACAACTTCGTGATCAACCGGGCCGACTGCACGTGGACCGACTTGGACTTTCGCCAAGACGGCGCCGGTCCGGCGCAGCGCATGATCGCGGACGCGACCGGCGGATCGATCCGAATCCGGCTCGCCGTGCCGGGCGGCACGATCTACGATCCGACCAGCCCGCACTTTCGCGACCTGATGGACACCTACTACATTCCAAACGCATATTTCTCCGTCCCGTTCGCGACGGACGAAATCGTGCAGGAGGGCGAACAGCGGTGGGTGATCCGGGGCCGGTGA
- a CDS encoding response regulator: protein MNVARIVAIAPADDAAAARLAELLAPADIAVVRQPDAGEACAALVMDGDEATCVAVVATDLDAIRHVRDTLPDMPPVAVGRSPAAADVVAAFRAGAFDLIDVAADSQAAVLATFDRVLAEAHRRADRRRRLAAMRAIVEDFLRVLVKAERRSLDLEQRIAGGPEPDIDPDRPPRVLVVDDDPDVVDMLVHVLATEGIDARSAGAGAPAIEQVAQARTAGEAVDLLLIDKNLPDIDGLRVIGRCRDIDPHLTAMIMTGFASTESAIDAADLGVAGYVLKPFDDIASLVRRVREVADRALAERRERRYLARIKERHSEFLLRYRQLAAQFDKLA from the coding sequence GTGAACGTCGCGCGCATCGTCGCGATCGCACCGGCCGACGACGCGGCCGCAGCGCGCCTGGCTGAGTTGCTCGCGCCGGCCGACATCGCCGTCGTCCGCCAGCCGGATGCCGGCGAGGCGTGCGCCGCGCTCGTGATGGACGGCGACGAAGCGACCTGCGTCGCGGTGGTCGCGACTGACCTCGACGCAATCCGCCACGTCCGCGATACGCTGCCGGACATGCCACCGGTCGCCGTCGGGCGCTCGCCGGCGGCGGCGGACGTCGTGGCGGCCTTTCGCGCCGGCGCGTTCGACCTGATCGACGTGGCCGCCGACAGCCAAGCCGCCGTACTCGCCACGTTCGACCGCGTACTGGCAGAGGCGCACCGCCGCGCCGATCGGCGCCGCCGGCTCGCGGCGATGCGGGCAATTGTCGAAGACTTCTTGCGCGTGCTGGTAAAGGCGGAGCGGCGCTCGCTCGACCTGGAACAGCGGATCGCGGGCGGGCCGGAACCGGACATCGACCCGGACCGGCCGCCGCGGGTCCTGGTCGTCGACGACGACCCGGACGTCGTCGACATGCTCGTGCACGTGCTCGCGACCGAGGGCATCGACGCGCGCTCGGCCGGAGCCGGCGCGCCGGCAATCGAGCAGGTCGCGCAGGCGCGCACTGCAGGCGAGGCGGTCGACTTGCTGCTCATCGACAAGAACCTGCCGGACATCGACGGCCTGCGCGTGATCGGGCGTTGCCGCGACATCGACCCGCACCTCACCGCGATGATCATGACTGGCTTCGCGTCGACGGAGAGCGCGATTGACGCGGCGGACCTCGGCGTCGCGGGCTACGTGCTCAAGCCGTTCGACGACATCGCCTCCCTCGTGCGACGCGTTCGCGAAGTGGCCGACCGCGCGCTCGCCGAGCGGCGCGAGCGCCGCTATCTCGCCCGCATCAAAGAGCGCCACTCCGAATTCCTACTGCGCTACCGCCAGCTGGCGGCGCAGTTCGACAAGCTCGCGTAG